In Oscillospiraceae bacterium, a genomic segment contains:
- a CDS encoding GDSL-type esterase/lipase family protein, with protein sequence MSIIEKGGLVPEHKKIVFLGDSITDDGRYIAHIDYYLKKHLPDHIIELINLGLNSETASGLSEPDHPFPRPCIFDRIDRALEMTKPDWVVVCYGINDGIYYPYSEERMAAYQHGILNLIKKIKARGAKVIVMTPPILDVVSFGGPLLDENAEKFSWAQAYRNYNDVMKQYADWVMTDLRGVADRVVNIYGAMTAEYSAKRKDDPDLKMGDGIHPDLWGHWVIAKCLLGELFRLYPEYEPAYIKEETPAFGLVLKRHRLMSASWKEGVGHPHPDKAKNALPLDEAKAAAAELDKEIRKAIINEENDDRVEDWNGCVCRRFYYNGRVCTYIEPKQFAPGRPWVWRTEFLHAFESVDVELVRRGWALCYYRVSNLYGCPESVELMKGFHDEMVKRFGLSKTAVPFGFSRGGLYAVNYAAAYPQDVEAVYIDAPVLDLKSWPGGMGSGNSSPYELIDCMDVYGLDETGFRQFSQNPLDKAAVLAKAGIPIALVTGDADMSVPYDENGKLFDEKYRQAGGKILTIVKPGCAHHPHSLEDPAPVVDFLLKETGRN encoded by the coding sequence ATGTCGATCATTGAAAAAGGCGGGTTGGTTCCCGAACACAAAAAAATCGTATTTCTGGGAGACAGCATTACCGACGACGGCCGGTATATCGCGCATATCGATTATTACCTGAAAAAACATCTGCCCGATCATATCATCGAGCTGATTAATTTGGGCCTGAACAGCGAGACCGCTTCCGGCCTGTCCGAACCGGATCACCCGTTTCCGAGGCCCTGTATTTTTGACCGCATCGACCGCGCACTGGAGATGACCAAACCCGACTGGGTGGTCGTCTGCTACGGTATCAATGACGGGATTTATTACCCCTATTCCGAAGAGCGGATGGCGGCATATCAACACGGAATCCTCAATTTAATCAAAAAAATCAAAGCCCGTGGCGCAAAGGTTATTGTGATGACGCCGCCTATTTTGGACGTCGTCTCGTTCGGCGGGCCGCTGCTCGACGAAAACGCCGAAAAATTCAGCTGGGCGCAGGCCTATCGCAACTATAACGACGTGATGAAGCAATATGCCGACTGGGTGATGACCGATCTGCGCGGCGTTGCGGACCGGGTTGTCAACATCTACGGCGCGATGACTGCAGAGTATTCGGCAAAGCGGAAAGATGATCCCGATTTAAAAATGGGCGACGGTATTCATCCCGATCTCTGGGGTCACTGGGTCATCGCCAAATGCCTGTTAGGCGAGTTATTCCGCCTCTATCCGGAATATGAGCCGGCGTATATCAAAGAGGAGACACCCGCTTTTGGGCTGGTTTTGAAACGGCATCGGCTGATGAGCGCTTCTTGGAAAGAGGGGGTCGGGCATCCTCATCCCGATAAAGCGAAAAACGCGCTGCCGCTCGATGAGGCCAAAGCCGCCGCCGCAGAACTGGATAAGGAAATCCGCAAGGCAATTATCAATGAAGAAAACGACGACCGGGTCGAGGATTGGAACGGCTGTGTGTGCCGCCGTTTCTATTATAACGGCAGGGTCTGCACCTATATCGAGCCGAAACAATTTGCCCCGGGCAGGCCATGGGTATGGCGCACCGAATTTCTGCACGCGTTTGAGAGCGTTGATGTCGAGTTGGTCCGGCGGGGCTGGGCGCTCTGCTATTATCGGGTCAGCAATCTGTACGGCTGCCCGGAGAGCGTCGAGTTGATGAAGGGCTTTCACGACGAGATGGTCAAGCGGTTCGGATTATCGAAAACCGCGGTGCCGTTCGGATTCAGCAGAGGCGGGCTGTATGCGGTCAATTACGCCGCTGCCTATCCGCAGGATGTCGAGGCGGTTTATATCGACGCGCCGGTGTTGGATTTAAAAAGCTGGCCGGGCGGAATGGGCAGCGGGAACAGCTCCCCATATGAACTCATAGATTGCATGGACGTTTACGGGCTTGACGAAACCGGCTTCAGGCAGTTTTCGCAAAATCCGCTGGACAAGGCGGCAGTGTTGGCAAAGGCGGGCATCCCGATCGCTCTGGTCACAGGCGATGCGGACATGTCGGTTCCTTATGACGAAAACGGGAAACTTTTTGATGAGAAATACCGACAAGCGGGCGGAAAAATATTGACCATCGTCAAACCGGGCTGCGCCCATCATCCCCACAGTTTGGAAGATCCCGCACCGGTGGTTGACTTTTTGCTCAAGGAGACGGGAAGAAATTGA
- a CDS encoding sialidase family protein translates to MDSRNIKNGFEIPREGYSDQPYLLKMPDGAWLMCITTGKGHEGQNGQHVVTARSFDRGKTWIDVADVESADNPESSYAVMHLTAYGRVYCFYNYNKDNLRYVLADDPPFPGGTWARADSQGYFVFKYSDDCGKTWSDKFYEIPIRKFAVDYANHYGGDIMLFWNVGKPFITHGGVAVSLYKIGRNGYQAFTNTEGVLLFSANLETEKDPEKLTWETLPDGDVGIRTPRDVSHVSEEHSYVVLSDGTIFVVFRTVSSYSYCAYSHDGGHTFTEPERMRYADGRFIHHPRAANFVWKCKNGKYLYWFHNNRYDDYSNRNPVWISGAVEYKAEDGMRLKFSQPEILLYDEDIHSIISYPDMIEDIPVESGESEYYISETQKYFARLHKIDKSLIEGLWAQFEDDVPADTGIPVEKSLPPIKPLGERAHFSDSFGTQNNEVAFALRFDFTVPEKDEILFSNMDDTGKGLKAVYNSATTRIEFTMGDGHCISRFDSEKNILKPGMSHNVAIIVDGGPHVIEFVIDGLLCMPDDRMFGFGRFNQYTQDINGKETLETGTCINNLKFYDGLLRISDAIRLQQAKL, encoded by the coding sequence ATGGATTCACGCAACATCAAGAACGGTTTCGAGATACCGCGCGAGGGTTACAGCGACCAGCCGTATCTTTTAAAAATGCCCGACGGCGCGTGGCTGATGTGCATCACGACCGGAAAAGGACACGAGGGTCAAAACGGCCAGCACGTCGTCACCGCCCGCAGTTTTGACCGCGGAAAGACCTGGATTGACGTCGCGGATGTCGAAAGCGCCGACAACCCCGAGTCCTCTTATGCCGTCATGCACCTGACCGCCTACGGCAGGGTCTATTGCTTTTATAACTACAATAAAGACAATTTGCGATATGTTCTGGCCGATGATCCGCCTTTTCCCGGCGGAACATGGGCACGCGCCGATTCGCAGGGCTATTTCGTCTTCAAATACAGCGACGACTGCGGCAAGACCTGGTCGGACAAATTTTATGAAATCCCGATCCGCAAGTTCGCGGTGGACTACGCCAACCATTACGGCGGCGATATCATGCTGTTTTGGAATGTCGGCAAGCCGTTTATCACACATGGCGGTGTAGCCGTATCTCTTTACAAAATCGGACGCAACGGCTATCAGGCCTTCACGAACACCGAAGGCGTTTTGCTCTTTTCCGCCAATCTCGAAACCGAAAAAGACCCCGAAAAGCTGACTTGGGAGACCCTGCCCGACGGTGATGTCGGCATCCGCACCCCGCGCGATGTCAGCCATGTCTCCGAGGAACACAGCTACGTGGTGCTTTCCGACGGCACGATTTTTGTGGTTTTCCGCACCGTCTCATCCTATTCCTACTGCGCCTACAGCCACGACGGCGGACACACCTTCACCGAACCCGAGCGTATGCGGTATGCCGACGGCCGGTTTATCCACCACCCGCGCGCGGCCAATTTTGTGTGGAAATGCAAAAACGGCAAATACCTGTACTGGTTCCACAACAACCGCTATGACGATTACAGCAACCGCAACCCGGTCTGGATTTCGGGTGCGGTCGAATACAAAGCCGAGGACGGCATGCGCCTAAAGTTTTCCCAACCCGAAATTTTGCTCTACGACGAGGATATCCACTCCATCATCAGTTATCCCGATATGATCGAAGACATTCCGGTCGAAAGTGGGGAAAGCGAGTATTACATCTCTGAGACCCAGAAATATTTCGCCCGCCTGCACAAAATCGATAAATCCCTGATTGAAGGGCTTTGGGCGCAGTTTGAAGACGACGTTCCGGCGGATACCGGAATCCCCGTCGAAAAATCTCTGCCACCGATCAAACCGCTCGGTGAACGCGCACATTTTTCCGACAGCTTCGGTACCCAGAACAACGAGGTCGCCTTTGCGCTCCGTTTCGATTTCACGGTTCCCGAAAAGGACGAGATTCTTTTCTCAAACATGGACGATACCGGCAAAGGGCTGAAAGCGGTTTATAACAGCGCAACGACCCGCATCGAATTCACGATGGGTGACGGCCATTGCATTTCCCGTTTCGATTCCGAAAAGAATATTTTAAAACCGGGAATGTCTCACAATGTCGCGATCATCGTGGACGGCGGCCCGCATGTGATCGAATTCGTCATCGATGGTTTGTTGTGCATGCCCGATGACCGGATGTTCGGCTTCGGCAGATTCAATCAATATACGCAGGACATCAACGGCAAAGAGACGCTTGAAACCGGCACTTGTATCAACAACCTCAAATTTTACGACGGCCTGCTGCGCATCAGCGACGCAATAAGATTACAACAGGCAAAACTGTAG
- a CDS encoding beta-galactosidase trimerization domain-containing protein: MMKWWEDEPRLISAVQCNYGADDNWLFDEYVSKSGFNTEQLLHLFAEGSISFYDEKKHGKKLDVYLKKAHAKGIREIVYYNTHCLKREMMAEHPDWMQLLKDGKPMLAYNIYAFSCVNSPWFDDFAKNIADLCRHDIDGLFLDGPVMREDGCYCPVCQRIFQEKFGKTVAEGTYLEHLQMRIDSVTEFVRKTYEIVKSVNPNVLLYLNNSALRRDYFGCSIRRVEPYLDMLGAEGGFVRADATTSLWAVSSKAKHLETLSRGKPVVTFVNGNMSGVTYYMHTPAETTALCAQSFANGANVWYGIHGDIEHNAFSPGAKASAKFNEFVNAHRDVYQKSACVSEIALMWSQDTANNYSSSIEQCDFIDAKAAGFKERGDHLTELMGFYDILTRAHIQFDIIDEVKAKEDLSKYKLVILPDCACMDDETAAALAKFVENGGEILSTFDTGFYNADGSYAKAPKLAAVQGIAAVKEIVAAELPGMAYQRPNESQIFKDVNLTLMPSPQLAVRCELAGDAVTLSTALEPLISVYIALPETGYPGIVEHTCGKGRSVYISGALGKAYSERSLPPYAKIVENIARRAAKPVFETDAPRSVEAVLRRQKNGRYILHMINLTGEMIRPMTKILPLENIKVTVKIKGVKTVKALRGGKLRDLEIGEKKVSFSLPKLNDFEIVVFEPKK, from the coding sequence ATGATGAAGTGGTGGGAAGACGAGCCCAGATTAATCTCGGCGGTGCAGTGCAACTACGGCGCGGATGACAACTGGCTGTTTGACGAATATGTTTCGAAATCCGGATTCAACACCGAACAATTGTTGCATCTGTTCGCGGAGGGCAGCATCTCGTTTTACGACGAGAAAAAGCACGGTAAAAAACTGGACGTATACTTAAAAAAAGCCCATGCCAAGGGCATTCGGGAGATCGTCTATTACAACACCCACTGCCTGAAGCGCGAAATGATGGCCGAACATCCCGATTGGATGCAGCTGCTCAAAGACGGCAAACCGATGCTGGCCTACAACATCTATGCGTTCAGCTGCGTCAACAGCCCATGGTTCGACGATTTCGCCAAGAACATCGCCGATCTGTGCCGCCACGATATCGACGGGCTGTTTTTGGACGGGCCGGTCATGCGCGAAGACGGCTGCTATTGCCCTGTCTGTCAGCGGATATTTCAAGAGAAATTCGGTAAAACCGTCGCAGAGGGTACCTATTTGGAACATTTACAGATGCGCATCGATTCGGTGACCGAATTTGTGAGAAAAACCTATGAAATCGTCAAATCGGTCAACCCGAATGTTTTATTGTATCTCAACAACTCCGCGCTGCGCAGGGATTATTTCGGGTGCAGCATTCGCAGGGTTGAGCCGTATCTGGATATGCTCGGGGCTGAGGGCGGGTTTGTCCGCGCAGACGCAACGACCTCTTTGTGGGCGGTCAGTTCCAAAGCCAAACACCTCGAAACACTGTCGCGCGGCAAGCCAGTCGTCACTTTTGTGAACGGGAATATGTCGGGCGTCACCTACTATATGCACACGCCCGCCGAGACCACGGCGTTATGCGCGCAGTCCTTTGCCAACGGCGCCAACGTCTGGTACGGCATCCACGGCGACATCGAACACAACGCCTTTTCACCGGGCGCTAAGGCCTCGGCGAAATTCAACGAATTCGTCAACGCCCATCGGGACGTCTATCAAAAATCCGCCTGCGTGAGCGAAATTGCTCTGATGTGGTCGCAGGATACCGCAAACAATTATTCCTCCAGCATCGAGCAGTGCGATTTTATCGATGCCAAAGCCGCCGGATTCAAGGAGCGCGGCGACCATCTGACCGAGCTGATGGGTTTTTATGATATTCTGACTCGCGCGCATATCCAGTTCGACATCATCGACGAAGTAAAAGCCAAAGAGGATTTGAGCAAATATAAGCTCGTGATTTTGCCCGACTGCGCCTGCATGGACGACGAAACCGCCGCTGCGCTTGCAAAATTCGTTGAAAACGGCGGGGAAATCCTCTCGACTTTCGATACCGGTTTTTATAATGCCGACGGAAGTTATGCCAAGGCGCCGAAACTCGCAGCAGTGCAGGGCATTGCGGCAGTGAAAGAAATCGTTGCCGCGGAACTGCCGGGCATGGCCTATCAGCGGCCTAATGAGTCGCAGATATTCAAAGATGTCAACCTGACACTGATGCCGTCCCCGCAGCTGGCGGTGCGGTGTGAACTCGCCGGAGACGCAGTGACTCTCTCGACCGCGTTAGAACCGCTGATCAGCGTCTATATCGCGCTGCCCGAGACCGGATATCCCGGAATCGTCGAACATACCTGCGGAAAAGGCAGAAGCGTCTATATTTCCGGGGCGTTGGGAAAGGCCTATTCCGAGCGCTCGCTGCCTCCGTATGCGAAAATCGTCGAAAACATCGCCCGCAGAGCGGCGAAACCCGTATTTGAAACCGACGCGCCGAGATCGGTGGAAGCGGTTCTGCGCAGGCAGAAGAACGGGCGGTATATCCTGCATATGATCAACCTGACCGGTGAGATGATCCGGCCGATGACAAAGATTTTACCGCTGGAAAATATCAAGGTCACAGTCAAGATCAAAGGGGTCAAAACCGTCAAAGCCCTGCGCGGCGGGAAACTGCGCGATCTCGAGATCGGCGAAAAAAAGGTCTCGTTTTCACTGCCGAAACTGAACGACTTTGAGATTGTGGTGTTTGAACCGAAAAAGTGA